In one window of Synechococcales cyanobacterium T60_A2020_003 DNA:
- a CDS encoding universal stress protein, with product MIKKILLADSGTGQSEAMLKILMDIPSIQQASVTVLHVVPPQVTAEGMTLKWEEGGKTLARAIQSLQLDPSQTNAMLREGEPKDLVCKVADEIDADLIIMGSRGLKRLQSILENSVSQYVFQLAQRPMLLVKDDIYVKRIRRILVAVDKSSSGQEAVQSAIALARDVKDSEVLLVHANPDISGKLDEQMMHADAEKDPVLQPAIAEAKKFSVKYRCFAPEGSPGARICQLAEDMSVDLIVLGSPDRRPSIAKGLPDLDRLLGQSLSDYVRVYAPCPVLLVRMPG from the coding sequence ATGATTAAAAAGATTCTGTTAGCCGATTCGGGGACGGGGCAGTCCGAAGCCATGCTGAAAATCCTGATGGATATCCCTTCAATTCAGCAGGCATCGGTGACGGTTCTCCATGTAGTCCCCCCCCAGGTGACGGCTGAGGGCATGACCCTAAAGTGGGAAGAGGGTGGAAAAACCTTAGCCAGAGCCATTCAGTCTCTTCAGCTTGATCCCTCCCAGACTAACGCGATGCTGCGGGAAGGAGAGCCCAAGGACTTGGTCTGCAAAGTTGCTGATGAAATTGATGCGGATCTCATCATCATGGGTTCGCGGGGATTGAAGCGTTTGCAGTCGATTTTAGAAAACTCGGTGAGCCAGTACGTATTTCAACTGGCCCAGCGCCCGATGCTGTTGGTGAAAGACGATATCTATGTCAAGCGTATTCGCCGAATTTTAGTGGCAGTGGATAAATCTTCATCGGGGCAGGAAGCGGTGCAGTCAGCGATCGCCCTTGCACGAGACGTCAAGGATAGTGAGGTACTCCTAGTACACGCGAATCCAGACATCTCTGGCAAGTTGGACGAGCAGATGATGCACGCTGATGCGGAGAAGGATCCGGTGTTGCAGCCCGCAATCGCAGAAGCTAAGAAGTTTAGCGTGAAATATCGCTGTTTTGCCCCGGAAGGATCGCCCGGTGCGCGCATTTGCCAATTGGCTGAAGATATGAGCGTTGATCTAATTGTGTTGGGGTCACCCGATCGGCGTCCGTCAATTGCAAAAGGCTTGCCCGATCTTGACCGCTTGTTAGGACAGTCGTTATCTGACTATGTGCGGGTGTACGCGCCTTGTCCAGTGCTGTTGGTACGGATGCCAGGATAG
- a CDS encoding acyl-CoA thioesterase, translated as MGTFGNSYLNPMASSVSQPGNLRWFEYRVQAHPHYTDYGGIVWHGSYIAWMEEARVECLRSLGTEFSDCVDAGCDLPVIDLTIRYHQPIQHGKTAIVKTRPTRTKGVRLLWDYRIESPDGKTLYTTAQVTLVAIDRARRTIIRILPQCLEDLLDYFAIPTDTP; from the coding sequence ATGGGCACCTTTGGCAACTCTTACCTGAATCCTATGGCGTCTTCTGTTTCTCAACCCGGCAACCTTCGATGGTTTGAATATCGAGTTCAGGCCCACCCTCACTACACGGACTATGGCGGCATTGTTTGGCATGGCTCCTATATCGCCTGGATGGAAGAAGCTCGCGTTGAGTGCCTGCGATCGCTCGGCACCGAGTTTTCCGATTGTGTAGACGCAGGGTGCGATCTGCCCGTAATTGATCTCACGATTCGCTACCATCAGCCCATTCAGCATGGCAAAACGGCCATTGTCAAAACACGCCCCACCCGCACCAAAGGGGTCAGACTGCTCTGGGACTATCGCATTGAATCGCCCGACGGCAAAACCCTATACACGACGGCTCAGGTCACGCTCGTTGCCATTGATCGTGCTAGGAGAACAATCATCCGCATCCTCCCCCAATGTCTAGAAGATCTGCTGGATTATTTCGCAATCCCGACAGACACCCCTTAG
- a CDS encoding DJ-1/PfpI family protein, with protein MNAALVSAFYAQEKPIAAVCHGPAALVQATDANGESILKGRSLTSFTNEEEAAVELSDVVPFAIETRLIELGGVFSKADALFAPYAVTDGLIITGQNPAFSEAAAEALLKALKVAA; from the coding sequence ATCAATGCGGCATTGGTTTCAGCGTTTTATGCTCAGGAAAAGCCGATTGCGGCAGTCTGTCATGGCCCGGCGGCGCTCGTACAAGCGACGGATGCCAATGGCGAGTCGATTTTGAAAGGGCGATCGCTCACTAGCTTTACAAATGAAGAAGAAGCGGCAGTAGAGCTAAGCGATGTCGTGCCCTTTGCCATTGAAACCCGATTGATTGAATTGGGAGGAGTCTTTAGCAAGGCGGACGCTCTGTTTGCACCCTATGCTGTAACGGATGGATTAATCATCACAGGACAAAATCCGGCGTTCTCGGAAGCAGCCGCTGAGGCGTTATTGAAAGCCTTAAAAGTTGCGGCGTAG
- a CDS encoding MOSC N-terminal beta barrel domain-containing protein has protein sequence MKSEHPVVSSITIYPVKSLDGVNVPHRSLLNQAGLTGDRTFAIVDNEGQFVNGKRNAKIHSIRSTFDLEAWTISLSIHGTEAVDTFHLEGDRTALEQWLSDYFHQSVHLIQKPEGFPDDTNSPGPTIISTATLEAIAAWYPNLSVDDIRRRFRSNIEIAGTPAFWEDQLFSNTDTGVEFQIGDTHLLGVNPCQRCVVVTRDPDTGESFPEFQKIFVANRKETLPDWAERSRFNHFFRVAVNTRISSSTPALDIKVGDSLSRR, from the coding sequence ATGAAATCTGAGCATCCCGTTGTTTCTAGCATCACAATCTATCCGGTCAAGTCGTTAGATGGCGTCAACGTTCCACACCGATCTCTGCTGAATCAGGCAGGCTTAACGGGCGATCGCACCTTTGCGATTGTGGACAACGAAGGACAGTTTGTGAACGGTAAGCGCAACGCCAAGATTCACAGCATCCGGTCTACGTTTGATCTAGAGGCGTGGACAATCTCGTTATCGATTCACGGCACAGAAGCGGTAGACACCTTTCACCTAGAGGGCGATCGCACTGCCTTAGAGCAATGGCTCAGCGACTATTTTCACCAGTCTGTACATCTCATTCAGAAGCCAGAGGGATTTCCAGACGATACCAACTCTCCTGGCCCAACGATCATCAGTACTGCAACCCTGGAGGCGATCGCCGCTTGGTATCCGAACCTCAGCGTAGACGATATCCGGCGTCGATTTCGCAGCAACATCGAGATTGCGGGCACTCCGGCCTTTTGGGAAGATCAGTTGTTTAGCAACACCGATACAGGTGTTGAATTTCAGATTGGGGATACGCACCTCCTAGGCGTTAATCCTTGTCAGCGCTGCGTGGTCGTTACCCGCGATCCGGACACCGGAGAGTCGTTTCCAGAGTTTCAAAAAATCTTTGTTGCGAATCGTAAAGAGACCCTACCCGACTGGGCAGAGCGATCGCGCTTTAATCATTTCTTTCGGGTAGCAGTTAATACCCGTATATCTAGCTCCACCCCAGCGCTAGACATCAAAGTTGGAGACAGTCTTTCTCGACGCTAG
- a CDS encoding DUF3598 family protein, producing the protein MTSFDSLSQWDYLLKNLGVWHGSFTQLSPHGDVVSDTPTCVSLEGLDENQTVRQVVRRFSPETGQLSQEQVFEYRSLNRSVLVFEAGAFSQGSIQWAPFTQFGAELGFMAGDRRLRLVELFDGDAQLSSFTLIREALTPDAPSVRPSVTVDQLVGEWQGEAVVLYPDLRGRDRYPTQLRIQQKGDRLEQCITTPTFTVTSTADIHRNRLLFPDRETVVQVLLLPEGASATTPLTIPKGRPFFLEAGWLISPTLRQRMIRRYDERGGWESLTLVTEQKMS; encoded by the coding sequence ATGACGAGTTTCGATTCCCTCTCCCAATGGGATTACCTCCTGAAAAATTTAGGCGTATGGCACGGATCGTTTACCCAGCTTTCTCCTCACGGGGATGTGGTATCGGATACGCCCACCTGTGTATCTCTAGAAGGGTTAGATGAGAATCAGACGGTGCGCCAAGTGGTGCGACGCTTTTCACCGGAAACAGGACAACTGAGCCAGGAACAGGTGTTTGAGTATCGCTCCCTGAATCGGAGTGTTTTAGTGTTTGAGGCTGGGGCGTTTTCCCAAGGTTCGATCCAGTGGGCTCCCTTCACCCAATTTGGAGCGGAACTGGGCTTTATGGCGGGCGATCGCCGCTTACGGTTAGTGGAACTGTTTGATGGTGATGCCCAGCTTTCCAGTTTTACCCTGATCCGAGAAGCGCTGACTCCCGATGCACCCTCAGTTCGTCCCTCGGTAACCGTGGATCAGCTCGTGGGGGAGTGGCAGGGCGAGGCAGTGGTGCTGTACCCAGACTTGAGGGGACGCGATCGCTATCCAACCCAGCTTCGGATTCAGCAGAAGGGCGATCGCCTTGAGCAGTGCATCACGACGCCGACCTTTACCGTGACCTCAACGGCAGATATTCACAGGAATCGACTGCTGTTTCCCGATCGAGAGACGGTGGTGCAGGTCTTGCTCTTACCCGAAGGAGCCTCCGCAACCACACCGTTAACCATTCCCAAAGGCCGTCCCTTTTTCCTAGAGGCGGGATGGTTGATTTCCCCAACCCTCCGTCAACGCATGATTCGCCGCTACGATGAACGGGGTGGATGGGAAAGTCTAACCTTAGTAACCGAGCAGAAGATGAGTTGA
- a CDS encoding YbaY family lipoprotein, with protein sequence MGEQTVTLSMNPTANTCQIQVGDRPIEAGTLLIQNARPGSEMASVTGTVSYLQRIALPPGAVVEVKLADVSRADAPAIVLSEQTIVTQGEQVPIPFTLSYDPADIDPRYRCVVQARITIDGELAWISTTSYPVITQGNSTKVDVIVEPVGDRPSDSQNRFSR encoded by the coding sequence ATGGGCGAACAAACCGTTACCCTATCCATGAACCCTACCGCCAACACTTGCCAGATCCAAGTGGGCGATCGCCCCATCGAAGCAGGTACACTACTCATTCAAAATGCTCGTCCGGGGAGTGAAATGGCATCTGTCACGGGAACCGTCAGCTATCTTCAGCGGATTGCCCTTCCTCCCGGTGCAGTTGTTGAAGTCAAGCTAGCCGATGTCAGCCGTGCTGATGCGCCTGCCATTGTGCTGTCGGAACAGACCATCGTGACCCAAGGCGAGCAGGTGCCCATTCCGTTTACCCTTTCCTACGATCCCGCTGACATCGATCCCCGCTATCGATGTGTAGTGCAGGCTCGGATCACCATTGATGGCGAACTGGCCTGGATTTCCACCACCAGCTATCCCGTGATTACCCAGGGTAATTCCACCAAAGTAGATGTCATTGTAGAACCCGTGGGCGATCGCCCCTCCGATAGCCAGAATCGATTCTCCCGCTAG
- the trpE gene encoding anthranilate synthase component I produces the protein MIFPTFEDFQDLAKRGNFVPVYQEWVADLETPVSAWYKVCAGQPYSFLLESIEGGEKIGRYSLLGCDPLWILEVRGDRTLQTHRNGETQVFEGNPFDILTDCLKPVVPVKLPQLPQGIGGLFGFWGYELINWIEPRVPIYPLTEADLPDGIWMQVDHLLIFDQVQRKIWAIAYADLLDPNTDLRQAYDTACAQVQRLVDKLQLPLSSGDTVLEWTPPSQSDRPPVDFASNTTQEQYCASVDKAKEYIRAGDIFQVVISQRLSADYSGDPFALYRSLRMINPSPFMAYFQFQDWQIIGSSPEVMVKAERPAALEGKTLATLRPIAGTRPRGKTAKEDAALAEDLLHDPKEVAEHVMLVDLGRNDLGRVCVKGSVEVDELMVIERYSHVMHIVSNVIGILDPEKNAWDLMQACFPAGTVSGAPKIRAMEIIHELEPCRRGPYSGVYGYYDFEGQLNSAIAIRTMVVRPTETGSHTVSVQAGAGLVADSKPEMEYQETLNKARGMLEAIRCLKL, from the coding sequence ATGATTTTTCCAACCTTTGAAGACTTTCAAGACCTCGCAAAGCGCGGAAATTTTGTTCCCGTTTATCAGGAGTGGGTGGCGGACCTAGAAACCCCCGTTTCGGCTTGGTACAAGGTTTGCGCTGGGCAACCCTACAGCTTTTTGCTGGAATCGATTGAGGGTGGAGAAAAGATCGGACGCTACAGCCTATTGGGGTGCGATCCGCTGTGGATTTTAGAGGTTCGGGGCGATCGCACCCTGCAAACCCACCGCAACGGTGAAACCCAAGTTTTTGAAGGAAACCCGTTCGATATTCTGACCGATTGCCTTAAACCTGTCGTTCCCGTCAAACTGCCTCAGTTACCCCAGGGTATTGGCGGACTCTTCGGCTTTTGGGGCTATGAGCTGATCAACTGGATCGAACCCCGTGTCCCCATCTATCCCCTCACGGAGGCGGATTTGCCCGATGGCATCTGGATGCAGGTTGATCATCTGCTGATTTTTGACCAAGTCCAGCGCAAAATTTGGGCGATCGCCTACGCGGATCTGCTCGACCCCAATACCGACCTACGCCAAGCCTACGATACCGCTTGCGCCCAGGTACAGCGACTCGTCGATAAACTGCAACTGCCCCTCTCCAGCGGCGATACCGTTCTAGAATGGACACCCCCCAGTCAGAGCGATCGCCCTCCGGTAGACTTTGCCAGCAACACCACCCAAGAGCAATACTGCGCCAGCGTTGACAAGGCGAAGGAGTATATTCGGGCAGGCGACATTTTTCAGGTGGTCATTTCCCAGCGACTCTCGGCAGACTACAGCGGCGATCCCTTTGCCCTATACCGTTCGCTGCGAATGATCAATCCGTCCCCCTTCATGGCCTACTTCCAATTCCAGGATTGGCAAATCATCGGCTCTAGTCCCGAAGTCATGGTGAAGGCCGAACGTCCGGCAGCTCTAGAAGGCAAGACCCTCGCCACCCTGCGACCAATCGCCGGAACCCGACCCCGGGGCAAAACCGCCAAGGAAGATGCCGCCTTGGCCGAAGATCTGCTGCACGATCCGAAGGAAGTGGCCGAACACGTGATGCTGGTCGATCTGGGACGCAACGATCTGGGGCGGGTCTGCGTCAAGGGCAGCGTGGAAGTGGATGAACTGATGGTGATTGAGCGCTATTCCCATGTGATGCACATCGTCAGCAACGTGATCGGAATTTTAGACCCAGAAAAAAATGCCTGGGATCTGATGCAGGCGTGCTTCCCCGCAGGTACGGTCAGCGGTGCGCCCAAGATCCGAGCCATGGAAATCATTCACGAACTGGAACCCTGTCGTCGTGGCCCTTACTCTGGTGTCTATGGCTATTACGATTTTGAAGGCCAGCTCAATAGTGCGATCGCCATTCGGACGATGGTAGTGCGACCGACGGAAACGGGAAGCCATACGGTGAGCGTTCAAGCCGGAGCAGGGCTGGTAGCCGATTCCAAACCCGAGATGGAATACCAGGAGACATTGAATAAAGCACGGGGGATGCTGGAAGCGATCCGGTGTTTGAAGCTTTAG